A DNA window from Caminicella sporogenes DSM 14501 contains the following coding sequences:
- the rpsG gene encoding 30S ribosomal protein S7, which yields MPRKGNVPKREVLPDPIYGSKVVTKLINNIMLDGKKGTAQRIVYGAFDIIRERTGKEPLEVFEEAMNNVMPVLEVKARRVGGANYQVPVEVRPERRQTLGLRWLVNYARQRGEKTMVERLAKEIMDAANNTGAAVKKKEDTHKMAEANKAFAHYRW from the coding sequence GTGCCGAGAAAAGGTAATGTGCCAAAGAGAGAAGTATTACCAGATCCTATTTACGGTAGTAAGGTAGTAACAAAACTAATTAATAATATAATGTTAGATGGTAAAAAGGGAACTGCTCAAAGAATAGTATACGGAGCTTTTGATATTATAAGAGAGAGAACTGGCAAAGAACCTTTAGAGGTTTTTGAAGAAGCTATGAATAACGTTATGCCAGTTTTAGAAGTTAAAGCTAGACGTGTTGGTGGTGCTAACTATCAAGTTCCTGTAGAAGTTAGACCAGAAAGAAGACAAACATTAGGATTGAGATGGCTAGTTAACTATGCTAGACAAAGAGGAGAAAAAACAATGGTAGAAAGACTAGCTAAAGAAATTATGGATGCTGCTAACAATACAGGTGCTGCAGTTAAGAAGAAAGAAGATACT